Part of the Paenibacillus aurantius genome, GTGCCGAAGTATGAGATCGGCATGATGGCCGCCAAAGTGCTGATCGACCAATGCGCCGAACGGTCACCGCTCCCATTTAAGCTTGTTATGCCTTTCGAAATGATTCTCCGCCCTTCTTCGGTAAGGACACCCGATTCTTAAAAGCCGCTCTTCCGGCAGGCGATTCTCCAATCCGAGGATAGCTGTGGGGCAATAGGATAACTGCTTGCGCTCCATCCGTTAACAGGGAGCGGGTTATCTCTGCGATCTTTGGCCAAAATTTGGGCCCAAATATGTTACACAGGAGGTTGAAAGATGGAGCAAGTCAGGCTGGGGGTTATTGGTTTGGGATGGAGGTCGGGTGTGACGAAGTATTGGCACCAGCCCGATGGAAGATCGCTTGTCGTGGCGGGCTGCGATCTGTCAGCCGATAACCGGGAGAAGTACCGTCAGCGGATTAACCCGGATCTGTGGGTGACCTCGGACTACCGGGAGCTGCTGGCGCGCCCGGATGTGGATGCCGTCATCGTGCTGACCCCGGATTATTGCCATGAGGAGCATACGATCGCGGCGCTTCAGGCGGGAAAGCATGTTTACAGCGAGAAGCCGCTTGCGATCACAACGGCAGGCTGCGACCGGATTCTGGAAGCTTGGCAGGCGTCCGGCAAGCACTTCATGATCGGCTTTAACATGAGGTACATGAGCATGTACCGGACCATGAAGGAAATTATCGACGCCGGTGAGATCGGAGAGGTGAAGGCGGTCTGGGTCCGGCACTTTGTAGGGCTTGGAGGCGATTATTATTATCACAGCTGGCACGGCAGCTCCCGGAATACGACTTCGCTGCTTCTGCAGAAGGGCTCCCATGATCTGGACATCATCCACTGGCTGGCCGGCTCGTACACGCGCAAAGTTTCCGCTTTCGGTTCCTTGGATTATTTCGGCGGCGATAAGCCGGATGATCTTACCTGCTCCGCCTGTCCGGACAACACGACCTGCCCGGAAGCGCGCTTCGGGGTCCTGCAGCGCTGTGCCTTCCGCAAGGAGATCGATGTGGAGGACAACAGCATGGTGATGATGGAGATGGATAATGGAGTGAAGGCTTCTTATCTTCAATGCCATTTCACGCCGGATTACCAGCGGAACTATACCGTTATCGGGACGAAAGGGCGGTTGGAGAATTCGGAGCCGGAAGGAAAGGTTTACGTACATACACGCCAATCCGCTTCCTGGAGAAGCCTCTCCGATCAGACTTATGCGATCAAGCAGGAGGAAGGGTCGCATAACGGGGCCGATCCCCGGATCTGTAAGGAATTTATCGACTTGGTTCTATACGGCAAGGAGCCGGTAGCCTCTCCGCTGGACGGACGCATGAGTGTGGCGGTAGGCTGCGCGGCCGCCGAATCGATGAGAACGGGGGGGCGGCTCTTGACCATTGAGCCTTACCGCCGGCCGGCAGAAGCCTCCTGCGCGACGAATGCCGTAATGCCTTAACTAGCAAGTCGGCGATAAGCCATACGCGCAAGTTATACGTTAACTGGCTTTCGCTATCCAGATAAAGATGGTTAGGAGGGACTAAGGTTGGAACAACTAGTGAGGCAGACCGCCTCGGGCAAGAGCAGGGCCGGCATCCGGAGCCGCAGCTCTCTGGTCAAAGCCATACGCCGGCATTGGGTTCTATATTTGCTCATCGCTCCGGTTATCGCCTATTTCATTATCTTTTGTTACTTTCCCATGTACGGAGTCCAGATCGCTTTCAAGAACTTCACGGCGGCGAAAGGAATTTGGGACAGCCCGTGGGTCGGCTTCGTTCATTTCGAACGGTTTTTTAAAGGGTATTACTTCTCGAGGGTCATCCTTAACACTCTGCAGATCAGCCTTTATTCCCTCGTCATCGGATTCCCGGTCCCTATCCTCCTCGCCCTCATGATCAATGAAGTCCGGACCAAGTGGTTCCGCAGCTTTGTCCAGACCATCACCTATGCCCCCCA contains:
- a CDS encoding Gfo/Idh/MocA family protein; this translates as MEQVRLGVIGLGWRSGVTKYWHQPDGRSLVVAGCDLSADNREKYRQRINPDLWVTSDYRELLARPDVDAVIVLTPDYCHEEHTIAALQAGKHVYSEKPLAITTAGCDRILEAWQASGKHFMIGFNMRYMSMYRTMKEIIDAGEIGEVKAVWVRHFVGLGGDYYYHSWHGSSRNTTSLLLQKGSHDLDIIHWLAGSYTRKVSAFGSLDYFGGDKPDDLTCSACPDNTTCPEARFGVLQRCAFRKEIDVEDNSMVMMEMDNGVKASYLQCHFTPDYQRNYTVIGTKGRLENSEPEGKVYVHTRQSASWRSLSDQTYAIKQEEGSHNGADPRICKEFIDLVLYGKEPVASPLDGRMSVAVGCAAAESMRTGGRLLTIEPYRRPAEASCATNAVMP